A region of the Silene latifolia isolate original U9 population chromosome 9, ASM4854445v1, whole genome shotgun sequence genome:
aaaccaaataacaataaaaaaaaaaccaaataacaaaaccaaatttaaatatcgtgtgtataactctaatgcacacagtgtataactttaataaacaagatgtataactttaaagtcaaaaaatcaaataacaataacaaccaaataaaaaaataaaaacaaaaaaccaaaacaaaaaacaaaaacaaaacaaaaaacaaagaacaaaaacaaaaataaaacaaaaaacaaagaacaaaaaatcagtacaaaaacaaaaaaaacaaagaacaaaaccaaaaaaaaatggaaccaaaaacaataaaaacaataaaaacaaaaacaataaaaacaaagacaacaacaacaatccaACACCAACTGACGAcaacaatgaaaaacaaaaaccaaaaacaatgaaaaacaaagacAAACTTATAAAATTCATTCGATTTGAAGGAGTGACAAGTCATTAGCAAGAGTTCATCAATTAAAGCGCACATTACGCAAGTTATATGGCCTTTGACAATCTTGTGGTGACATTTTGTGAAAGAATTATGATCGAAAACGAAAGACAAAGAAGTGTCATTACTTGGTGCTTACTACAGACGGAAAAGTATGAAACTATGAACTAATACAAACATGTGTAATGGACAAGAAGGGGAAATGAGCATGAATAAATTCCCTAAAATGTTACGGATCCGCACGGCAGGGTGGTGTATGGCGGCTATTTCGAGGCTAGTGGGGTTGTTTGGTGATGGTGGTGTTGGAGGAGCCGAGAAGGAAGGAGGAAAAGGGAGGCGGTGATGGTGACGGGATGAGGAAATGGCGAGATGTAGGTTTTTTTGGTGGAGGATGgaggttttttgggtttttgtggttttttttttttttttttttgttgatttggttttttttgtttgagagaatgagagaaagatgagagagaatgagtgtatgagagaagtgtgaatgaatgaataatgagggagtgagttgggagattagaatgatggtagagttatacacaattaggtagagttatacacaattagggaaggagattagggagggagaattgtgacccttgaatgagatgtaatctcatccctccatcccttccatccaaaagcccttataaggacttggGGCTTATATGATAGGAGGGACCTTATAAGTTaacccttctctatatatatatatatatatatatatatatatatatatatatttaagctgtttggtaaaactagcgAAAAGGTAAAGTAAACACGAAAAGGTATTTGAAAACTAAAAAGCTAAATCAGAAACATGAAAAAGAAGCGATAAGGAATTTGAAAATTAAGAACGGATAAGGTATTTGAAAATTAAAGCGATAAGATGAATTGAATTTTGGTCGAATGTTTACTTTTTGACCAAACAGATACCTGAAATGTCTTGTCAAACGACGGAGCCTTAACAACAAGTAAGTAGAATTATAGCAGGAGATATATTCATTCATTGTCTAACAGTTTCATCTTACAGTTTTCACAAACAAAACCTCCTGGACCAGTAAGTTGCTCATCGGCATGTCGCGGACAAAACGACTTATTACAGTAATCACACTTACGAAATGCAAGCCAACAATCTAAACACAAGATATCATTACACAACGTTTCTCCGAGTTGTTCATCGTCTTCATTAGACAAGCATATACCACAACCTTCGCACCTTTGGATACAATTACCGCAACCAAGACATCCACAAGACTCCCTAGGACAATCGAACACTAATTTGACCTCTTTGCATTTAGGGCATTCTTCCACATCGATAGAGCTAGTGTCCTCATCCAAAGCGCGGAAATTGGAATTACCATATTTGTGATAGAATCTTGGCTTTTTTCTTGTGGTATGTGGGAAATGGTTTATGAGTTCTTGAAGGTGCTCTTGCTTGAAGTTGGGTATGCTGTCGATTTTTACTTGTTTTAGTTTAGTTAACGTCTTGGTCGCCTCCAGTATGATTTCGGGTGTTAAGCCTGTGCAAGCAGGTACATAGAGCTGCAACAACTCACAAAGTTTAGTGATGAACAAAAAAG
Encoded here:
- the LOC141598998 gene encoding F-box protein SKIP28-like translates to MEQTGDPHEALFLVLSYLPLLQLLSMSQVTKSLRHAVRSDVLIWMDLVVEKPLNYRLSDQNLIRIASNAQGRLRTLALLGCFKITDHGLRRVIYANPLISKLYVPACTGLTPEIILEATKTLTKLKQVKIDSIPNFKQEHLQELINHFPHTTRKKPRFYHKYGNSNFRALDEDTSSIDVEECPKCKEVKLVFDCPRESCGCLGCGNCIQRCEGCGICLSNEDDEQLGETLCNDILCLDCWLAFRKCDYCNKSFCPRHADEQLTGPGGFVCENCKMKLLDNE